One genomic window of Euleptes europaea isolate rEulEur1 chromosome 10, rEulEur1.hap1, whole genome shotgun sequence includes the following:
- the ALG11 gene encoding GDP-Man:Man(3)GlcNAc(2)-PP-Dol alpha-1,2-mannosyltransferase, producing the protein MSRPQTLLPLYDADLDVRKRARLIIEKEMPGRRRCAVFPGAAFRLAREGERRDVFTCSDALALLIYGKDGVQSNQEVPPPGTGTGSPALGEGGAAERQRARRAESSEAAAVVAAQMASSPLGCWSLLRLLHSLAIPALILSGVLCICLLLLLWGMRLWLQQRKNKLIPPGKDGKRPCVVAFFHPYCNAGGGGERVLWCALRALQNKYKDASYIVYTGDTGVTAENILQGAYRRFNIRLNQPVKFVFLKKRYLVEASLYPYFTLLGQSLGSVVLGWEALVKCVPDVYIDSMGYAFTLPLFKYLGGCQVGCYVHYPTISIDMLSVVKNQNARFNNATIIAKNPLLSKLKLVYYYLFAFVYGLVGSCADVVMVNSSWTLGHIVSLWRCGFYPNTVYPPCDVQAFLDIPLCKEKSTAGHTIVSVGQFRPEKDHPLQIRAFAKLLKKIEGQEALPKLILVGGCRNQEDDQRVNELKKLCQELGVEKRVEFKVNIPFEELKTHLGNATIGLHTMWNEHFGIGIVECMAAGTIILAHNSGGPKLDIVVPYEGNITGFLSENEDDYADTMAHIFSLSPEKRLEIRQNARLSVKRFAEQEFEETFLLSVEQFFK; encoded by the exons ATGAGCCGCCCACAAACGCTCCTTCCACTCTATGATGCCGACTTGGATGTAAGAAAACGCGCTCGCCTGATCATAGAGAAGGAAATGCCAGGGCGACGCAGGTGTGCTGTATTTCCGGGAGCTGCATTTCGTCTCGCGAGAGAGGGTGAAAGGCGCGATGTGTTTACATGCAGCGACGCGCTGGCTTTGCTAATTTAT gGGAAAGATGGCGTCCAAAGCAACCAGGAAGTCCCGCCTCCAGGCACAGGAACGGGAAGTCCGGCGCTTGGCGAAGGGGGAGCCGCTGAGCGGCAGCGGGCGAGGCGGGCCGAGAGTAGCGAAGCCGCTGCGGTTGTGGCCGCCCAGATGGCCTCTTCTCCCCTTGGGTGCTGGTCGCTGCTCAG GTTGCTGCACTCCTTGGCTATCCCTGCACTGATACTTAGTGGAGTTCTATGTATCTGTCTGTTGCTGCTCCTATGGGGTATGCGGCTGTGGCTCCAACAAAGGAAAAACAAGTTAATCCCCCCAGGGAAAGATGGAAAAAGGCCATGTGTGGTTGCATTTTTCCATCCGTATTGTAATGcaggtggtggaggggagagagtcTTATGGTGTGCTCTACGAGCTTTGCAGAATAA GTACAAAGATGCTTCCTATATTGTCTATACGGGTGATACCGGTGTCACAGCTGAGAACATTCTCCAGGGTGCTTACAGGCGATTTAACATCAGACTGAATCAACCTGTGAAGTTTGTGTTTTTGAAAAAGCGCTACCTTGTGGAAGCTTCCCTTTACCCGTATTTCACTCtgctggggcagagtttgggttCGGTGGTTCTGGGCTGGGAAGCTCTTGTGAAGTGTGTTCCCGACGTTTACATTGACTCCATGGGCTACGCCTTCACGCTtcctctctttaaatatttaggAGGTTGTCAAGTTGGATGTTATGTTCACTACCCGACCATCAGTATTGATATGCTTTCTGTGGTTAAGAATCAGAATGCCAGATTCAATAATGCCACCATCATTGCAAAAAATCCCCTGTTAAGTAAACTGAAACTTGTATATTATTACCTTTTTGCTTTCGTGTATGGGCTAGTTGGGTCTTGTGCCGATGTTGTCATGGTTAATTCTTCGTGGACACTCGGTCATATTGTTTCCCTTTGGCGGTGTGGCTTTTACCCCAACACTGTATATCCACCTTGTGATGTTCAGGCATTCCTGGATATTCCTCTATGCAAGGAAAAGAGCACCGCAGGGCATACTATTGTTTCGGTAGGCCAGTTCAGGCCAGAGAAGGACCACCCTTTGCAGATCAGAGCCTTTGCTAAGTTGTTGAAGAAGATTGAAGGGCAGGAGGCGCTACCAAAACTTATTCTGGTTGGGGGCTGCCGTAACCAAGAAGATGACCAACGTGTAAATGAACTTAAAAAGCTCTGTCAAGAACTGGGCGTGGAGAAAAGGGTGGAATTCAAAGTCAACATTCCATTTGAAGAACTAAAAACCCATCTAGGAAATGCAACCATTGGTCTTCACACCATGTGGAACGAACACTTTGGAATCG GAATTGTCGAATGCATGGCAGCGGGCACAATTATACTTGCTCACAACTCCGGAGGCCCCAAACTGGACATTGTGGTGCCCTATGAAGGGAATATTACTGGATTTCTGTCAGAAAATGAAGATGACTACGCAGATACCATGGCTCATATCTTTTCACTGTCTCCTGAAAAAAGACTGGAAATCAGACAAAATGCTCGTCTGTCTGTAAAGAGATTTGCTGAACAAGAATTTGAGGAAACATTCCTATTATCAGTGGAACAattctttaaataa